Proteins found in one Methylobacterium sp. CB376 genomic segment:
- the tkt gene encoding transketolase, producing the protein MSAAETAAKAGISAIDQRSIDTIRTLTMDAVQKANSGHAGAPMALAPVAFTLWNRYLRYDPAHPTWPNRDRFVLSVGHASMLLYSLLHLAGVAQKDGADEPAVSLDDIKRFRQLDSRTPGHPEYHFTTGVEVTTGPLGQGVANSVGMAMGARFLNERFPFGERAVFDFNVYALCSDGDLMEGVASEAASIAGHLRLANLCWIYDSNTVTIEGHTDLAFSEEVATRFLAYGWQVLRVADANDVPALAGAIETFLQSQDRPTLIIVNSVIGYGAPTKQGTSKAHSDALGVEEIRGAKRFLGWPEDAEFLVPDGVYENFRQGIGARGAALFSEWQELMEEVRASDADLAGAVSSFLSGELPAGWDAAIPHFPADAKGLATRESSGKVLNAIAAKVPWLLGGSADLAPSNKTRIEGEEALGPFTPGGRNIHFGVREHAMGSIVNGLGLVGLRAYGATFLVFSDYMRPPIRLAALMELPVFHVFTHDSIGVGEDGPTHQPVEHLLSLRSIPGLITLRPADANEVAEAYRVIMGLRHQPAVLALSRQPLPTFDRATCAPASGLARGAYVLAGGEGTPELILIGTGSEVQLCLGAYETLRGEGVRARVVSMPSWELFEQQDAAYRESVLPPAVTARVVVEQGSVIGWDRYAGSAGTILGMHTFGSSAPIKDLQTKFGFTSAKVLEAARAQLARAKGLARAKG; encoded by the coding sequence ATGAGTGCAGCCGAGACCGCCGCGAAGGCCGGTATCAGCGCGATCGACCAGCGCAGCATCGACACGATCCGCACGCTGACGATGGATGCCGTGCAGAAGGCGAATTCCGGCCATGCCGGCGCCCCGATGGCGCTCGCGCCCGTCGCCTTCACGCTCTGGAACCGCTACCTGCGCTACGATCCGGCGCACCCGACCTGGCCGAACCGCGACCGCTTCGTGCTCTCGGTCGGCCACGCCTCGATGCTGCTCTACAGCCTGCTCCACCTCGCGGGCGTCGCGCAGAAGGACGGCGCCGACGAGCCCGCCGTGAGCCTCGACGACATCAAGCGCTTCCGCCAGCTCGACAGCCGCACGCCCGGCCACCCGGAGTACCACTTCACCACCGGCGTCGAGGTCACCACCGGGCCGCTCGGCCAGGGGGTGGCGAACTCGGTCGGCATGGCGATGGGGGCCCGCTTCCTCAACGAGCGCTTCCCGTTCGGCGAGCGGGCGGTGTTCGACTTCAACGTCTACGCCCTTTGCAGCGACGGCGACCTGATGGAGGGCGTCGCGTCCGAGGCCGCCTCGATCGCCGGCCACCTGCGCCTCGCCAACCTGTGCTGGATCTACGATTCCAACACGGTCACGATCGAGGGCCACACCGACCTCGCCTTCAGCGAGGAGGTGGCGACCCGCTTCCTGGCCTATGGCTGGCAGGTGCTGCGCGTCGCCGACGCGAACGACGTGCCCGCGCTCGCCGGCGCGATCGAGACCTTCCTGCAATCGCAGGACCGGCCGACCCTGATCATCGTCAACTCGGTCATCGGCTACGGCGCGCCGACCAAGCAGGGCACCTCCAAGGCGCATTCGGACGCGCTCGGGGTGGAGGAGATCCGGGGCGCCAAGCGCTTCCTCGGCTGGCCGGAGGATGCCGAGTTCCTGGTGCCGGACGGCGTCTACGAGAATTTCCGCCAGGGGATCGGCGCCCGCGGCGCGGCGCTCTTTTCCGAGTGGCAGGAGCTGATGGAGGAGGTGCGCGCCTCCGACGCGGACCTCGCCGGCGCGGTCTCCTCCTTCCTGTCGGGCGAGCTGCCGGCGGGCTGGGACGCGGCGATCCCGCACTTCCCGGCCGACGCCAAGGGCCTCGCCACCCGCGAATCCTCCGGCAAGGTGCTGAACGCCATCGCCGCCAAGGTGCCGTGGCTGCTCGGGGGCTCGGCCGACCTCGCCCCCTCGAACAAGACCAGGATCGAGGGCGAGGAGGCGCTCGGGCCGTTCACGCCCGGCGGGCGCAACATCCATTTCGGGGTGCGCGAGCACGCCATGGGGTCGATCGTGAACGGGCTCGGCCTCGTGGGCCTGCGCGCCTACGGGGCGACCTTCCTGGTCTTCTCCGACTACATGCGGCCGCCGATCCGCCTCGCGGCGCTGATGGAGCTGCCGGTCTTCCACGTCTTCACGCACGATTCGATCGGCGTCGGCGAGGACGGCCCGACCCACCAGCCGGTGGAGCACCTCCTGTCCCTGCGGTCGATCCCCGGCCTGATCACGCTGCGGCCGGCGGACGCCAACGAGGTGGCGGAGGCCTACCGGGTGATCATGGGCCTCAGGCACCAGCCGGCCGTGCTGGCGCTGAGCCGCCAGCCGCTGCCGACCTTCGACCGCGCCACCTGCGCGCCCGCCTCGGGGCTCGCCAGGGGCGCCTACGTGCTGGCCGGCGGCGAGGGCACGCCCGAGCTGATCCTGATCGGCACGGGCAGCGAGGTGCAGCTCTGCCTGGGCGCCTACGAGACCCTGCGGGGCGAGGGCGTGCGGGCGCGGGTGGTGTCGATGCCGTCCTGGGAGCTGTTCGAGCAGCAGGACGCCGCCTATCGGGAGAGCGTGCTGCCGCCCGCCGTGACGGCGCGCGTGGTGGTGGAGCAGGGCTCGGTGATCGGCTGGGACCGCTACGCGGGCAGCGCCGGCACGATCCTCGGCATGCACACCTTCGGCTCCTCGGCGCCGATCAAGGACCTGCAGACCAAGTTCGGCTTCACCTCCGCCAAGGTGCTGGAGGCGGCCCGGGCGCAGCTCGCGCGCGCGAAGGGGCTCGCGCGCGCGAAGGGGTGA
- a CDS encoding glycoside hydrolase family 15 protein — protein sequence MASRIEDYALVGDGRSAALIGRDGSIDWLCWPRFDAPACFAALLGTAEHGHWRIAPAGPATRVTRCYRPGTLVLETTHETEAGTIRVTDYMPSDDGLHLVRLVEGVSGSVPVRMEFVVRFDYGSAVPWVSRNEHDDLRAIVGPHKVVLRTKAPLRGVGRSTVSDFTLAQGECLSFVLSYAPSAEDDPAPIEPRKVLRRTTDAWRSWSSRCQGGTPWDDILLRSLLTLKALIYAPTGGIVAAPTTSLPEALGGVRNWDYRYCWLRDSTFTLLALVDAGYLDEARAWRDWLLRAVAGSPEQARILYGIAGERLLPEIEIDWLPGYEGSRPVRIGNAASQQFQLDVYGEIFDALYQAEERGMEGDDNGVRVGLALLAHLEKVWTEPDEGIWEVRGGRRHFVHSKVMAWVAFDRAVRFYERLNGDGAGDATVARWRDVRARIHAQVCERGFDPELNSFVQSYGSKRLDASLLLIAHVGFLPHHDPRVVGTVEAIGRDLMRDGFILRYDTENQTTDGLPAGEGAFLPCSFWYADNLIRLGRCAEARAMIERLLAACNDVGLLAEEYDPVAKRQVGNFPQAFSHVALVNTLLNFSRAVGPAMERSDDEGRGAAGATART from the coding sequence ATGGCATCGCGGATCGAGGATTACGCCCTGGTGGGCGACGGGCGCAGCGCGGCCCTGATCGGCCGCGACGGCAGCATCGACTGGCTGTGCTGGCCTCGCTTCGACGCGCCCGCCTGCTTCGCCGCCCTCCTCGGCACGGCCGAGCACGGCCATTGGCGCATCGCCCCGGCCGGCCCGGCGACCCGCGTCACCCGCTGCTACAGGCCTGGCACCCTGGTGCTGGAGACCACGCACGAGACCGAGGCCGGCACGATCCGCGTCACCGACTACATGCCGAGCGACGACGGGCTCCACCTCGTGCGCCTCGTCGAGGGGGTGAGCGGGTCGGTCCCGGTCCGCATGGAATTCGTGGTGCGCTTCGATTACGGCTCGGCGGTGCCCTGGGTCTCGCGCAACGAGCACGACGACCTGCGGGCGATCGTCGGCCCGCACAAGGTCGTGCTGCGCACGAAGGCGCCCCTGCGGGGCGTCGGGCGCAGCACCGTCTCGGACTTCACCCTCGCGCAGGGGGAGTGCCTGTCCTTCGTGCTGAGCTACGCCCCCTCCGCCGAGGACGACCCCGCCCCGATCGAGCCGCGCAAGGTCCTGCGCCGCACCACCGACGCCTGGCGCTCCTGGTCGAGCCGCTGCCAGGGCGGCACGCCCTGGGACGACATCCTGCTGCGCTCGCTCCTCACTCTCAAGGCGCTGATCTACGCGCCCACGGGCGGGATCGTGGCGGCGCCGACCACCTCCCTGCCGGAGGCGCTCGGCGGGGTGCGCAACTGGGATTACCGGTACTGCTGGCTGCGGGATTCGACCTTCACGCTCCTCGCCCTGGTGGATGCGGGCTACCTCGACGAGGCGCGGGCGTGGCGCGACTGGCTCCTGCGCGCGGTCGCGGGCAGCCCGGAACAGGCCCGCATCCTCTACGGCATCGCCGGGGAGCGGCTCTTGCCCGAGATCGAGATCGACTGGCTGCCGGGCTACGAGGGCTCGCGGCCGGTGCGCATCGGCAACGCCGCCTCGCAGCAATTCCAGCTCGACGTCTACGGCGAGATCTTCGACGCGCTCTACCAGGCCGAGGAGCGCGGCATGGAGGGGGACGATAACGGCGTGCGGGTCGGCCTCGCCCTCCTGGCCCACCTGGAGAAGGTCTGGACCGAGCCGGACGAGGGCATCTGGGAGGTTCGGGGCGGGCGGCGCCACTTCGTGCACTCGAAGGTGATGGCCTGGGTGGCCTTCGACCGGGCAGTGCGGTTCTACGAGCGGCTGAACGGGGACGGCGCCGGGGATGCCACCGTGGCGCGCTGGCGCGACGTGCGCGCGCGCATCCACGCGCAGGTCTGCGAGAGGGGCTTCGACCCGGAGCTCAACAGCTTCGTGCAATCCTACGGCTCCAAGCGCCTCGACGCGAGCCTGCTCCTGATCGCCCATGTGGGCTTCCTGCCCCACCACGACCCGCGGGTGGTCGGCACCGTCGAGGCGATCGGCCGCGACCTGATGCGCGACGGCTTCATCCTGCGCTACGACACCGAGAACCAGACCACGGACGGCCTCCCGGCCGGCGAGGGTGCCTTCCTGCCCTGCAGCTTCTGGTACGCGGACAACCTGATCCGCCTCGGGCGCTGCGCGGAGGCCCGGGCGATGATCGAGCGGCTCCTCGCCGCCTGCAACGACGTGGGGCTGCTCGCCGAGGAGTACGACCCGGTCGCCAAGCGCCAAGTCGGCAACTTCCCGCAGGCCTTCAGCCACGTCGCCCTGGTCAACACACTTCTGAACTTCAGTCGCGCGGTCGGACCCGCTATGGAGCGCAGCGACGACGAGGGGCGCGGCGCTGCCGGCGCGACCGCCCGCACCTGA